In the Candidatus Baltobacteraceae bacterium genome, one interval contains:
- the treY gene encoding malto-oligosyltrehalose synthase, producing the protein MEHRIAVVPLSTYRLQFSPRFRFADASAIVPYLAELGIGAIYASPYLRARPGSEHGYDVVDHNALNPEIGNADEHRAMIAAAQEHGLGHVLDFVPNHMGILGMSNAWWFDVLEWGQDSPFAKFFDIEWHPQRADLAGKVLLPFLGDHYGQALERGELKPRFDAERRMFVVTYYDLEFPLAPQTYAPILAHAAALADARTSRALRTLEASFELNGGDARARTSLAKDELAVLLRDDPSAASAVERSLGNWRPHGSGNGEVEHLHALLEQQHYRLASWRVSLHEINYRRFFDINELAALRVEDAEVLAQTHRLIFDMIADGRLQGLRIDHIDGLFNPGAYCRLLRERSAVLDQPLYLLVEKILARFERLSKSWSVDGTTGYDFMNEVNELFVSSRSEAAFDRIYTEFAASEERFEDVAYTAKQYIMRNVLSSELTLLANSLSRIALSDVRSSDYTYEGLRDAIAGVVAAFPVYRTYISGGPIDEEDLRFIEWAVVQAARHSEVPDDTVFEFVADVLTGKILETPHSHYDPGEVLHFTMKFQQYTGPVMAKAVEDTAFYRYVRLISLNEVGGDPRRFGAPTATFHRRNSMRAEDFPRTLLATATHDHKRGEDTRLRIDALSEMPGRWRQTLRALTRIAKERALVESMHAPTRRDEYAIYQTLVGTWPTTWLQSDERPPEPEVESYVARLSEWCRKTIREAKLQSSWTHPNEAYEEATLGFIRRIFEGGAAHIFQREMQRLLGDVALVAMVSGLSQVTLKLTSPGVADVYQGCELWDFSLVDPDNRRNVDFVHRARLLEEIRRDAGSPNRIRFVQELLGSWPDGRIKMFVTWSLLQLRKAYDAAFVSGSYRSLRTGGRHGNSLVAYARDHVIVVAPRLVYPVLRRMDDGMPHLDFSNEYVALTSKLSGRYTNIFTNEEVHVESTRRPRLDARTLLKDFPVAVLVPKA; encoded by the coding sequence GTGGAGCATCGAATAGCGGTCGTACCGCTCTCGACGTACCGGCTGCAATTCTCGCCGCGTTTCCGGTTTGCGGATGCCTCGGCGATCGTTCCATATCTCGCGGAGCTTGGAATCGGAGCAATCTACGCGTCGCCTTATCTTCGTGCACGACCCGGAAGCGAGCACGGTTACGACGTCGTCGATCACAACGCGCTCAATCCCGAGATCGGAAATGCCGACGAGCATCGCGCGATGATCGCTGCTGCTCAGGAGCACGGCCTCGGTCACGTCCTCGATTTCGTTCCCAATCATATGGGGATTCTGGGCATGTCCAACGCGTGGTGGTTCGACGTGCTCGAATGGGGACAGGATTCGCCGTTTGCGAAATTCTTCGACATCGAATGGCACCCGCAGCGCGCCGATCTCGCGGGAAAAGTGCTGTTACCGTTCTTAGGCGATCACTACGGCCAAGCACTCGAACGCGGCGAGCTCAAGCCTCGCTTCGACGCGGAGCGGCGGATGTTCGTCGTGACATACTACGATCTCGAGTTTCCGCTCGCGCCGCAGACGTATGCGCCCATCCTGGCACATGCTGCTGCACTGGCCGACGCACGCACTTCCCGAGCCTTGCGCACGCTAGAAGCAAGTTTCGAATTGAACGGCGGCGACGCGCGCGCGCGAACGTCGCTCGCCAAGGACGAGCTCGCTGTCCTGCTCCGTGATGACCCGAGCGCGGCGTCTGCGGTCGAGCGCAGCCTCGGTAATTGGCGGCCGCACGGCAGCGGGAACGGCGAGGTCGAGCACCTGCACGCGCTGCTCGAGCAGCAGCACTATCGCCTGGCCTCGTGGCGAGTCTCATTGCACGAGATCAACTACCGGCGGTTCTTTGACATCAACGAGCTTGCTGCGCTGCGTGTCGAGGACGCCGAGGTTCTGGCGCAGACGCATCGCCTGATCTTCGACATGATCGCGGATGGACGCTTACAGGGGCTGCGGATCGATCACATCGACGGCTTGTTCAACCCGGGTGCGTATTGCCGGCTGTTGCGCGAGCGCTCCGCGGTGCTCGACCAACCGCTATACCTTCTCGTCGAGAAGATTCTGGCTCGATTCGAGCGGCTCTCTAAGAGTTGGAGTGTGGACGGTACGACCGGCTACGATTTCATGAATGAGGTAAACGAGCTTTTCGTAAGCTCCCGTTCCGAGGCCGCGTTCGATCGTATCTATACCGAATTCGCAGCGTCGGAAGAGCGTTTTGAAGACGTCGCCTATACTGCCAAACAGTACATCATGCGCAACGTACTTTCGAGCGAGCTGACGCTTTTGGCCAACTCGCTCTCGCGCATCGCGTTGTCCGATGTGCGTTCGAGCGACTACACCTACGAGGGGTTACGCGATGCGATCGCGGGTGTGGTGGCGGCATTCCCCGTCTATCGCACGTATATCTCGGGCGGCCCGATTGACGAAGAGGATCTCCGTTTCATCGAGTGGGCGGTCGTCCAAGCTGCGCGGCACAGCGAGGTCCCGGATGATACCGTGTTCGAGTTCGTCGCCGACGTCCTCACCGGAAAGATTCTCGAGACGCCGCATTCTCACTATGATCCCGGCGAAGTGCTGCACTTTACAATGAAGTTCCAGCAATACACGGGGCCCGTGATGGCAAAGGCGGTCGAGGACACGGCGTTCTATCGCTACGTGCGTCTCATATCGCTCAACGAAGTCGGCGGCGATCCACGGCGCTTCGGCGCGCCGACAGCTACGTTCCATCGCCGCAACTCGATGCGCGCGGAAGATTTTCCGCGCACCCTGCTCGCGACCGCGACCCACGATCACAAGCGCGGCGAAGACACGCGCTTGCGAATCGACGCGCTCTCCGAGATGCCGGGACGTTGGCGGCAAACCTTGCGCGCGCTGACGCGCATTGCGAAGGAGCGCGCGCTCGTCGAGTCGATGCATGCGCCGACCAGACGAGACGAATACGCTATTTATCAAACGCTGGTAGGGACGTGGCCGACCACGTGGCTGCAAAGCGACGAGCGGCCGCCGGAGCCGGAAGTCGAGAGCTACGTCGCGCGTCTTTCCGAATGGTGCCGCAAAACGATCCGGGAAGCGAAACTGCAATCGAGCTGGACGCACCCGAACGAGGCCTACGAAGAGGCGACGCTCGGATTCATCCGTCGAATCTTTGAAGGGGGCGCCGCACACATCTTTCAGCGTGAAATGCAGCGGTTGCTCGGCGACGTCGCGCTGGTCGCGATGGTCTCGGGGCTCTCGCAGGTGACGCTCAAGCTTACATCTCCGGGCGTAGCCGACGTCTATCAGGGCTGCGAGCTGTGGGATTTCTCGTTGGTCGACCCCGACAATCGCCGTAACGTTGATTTCGTTCATCGCGCGCGATTGCTTGAAGAGATCCGGCGCGACGCCGGTTCGCCGAACCGGATACGATTCGTGCAAGAGCTGCTCGGATCGTGGCCGGATGGGCGAATCAAGATGTTCGTAACGTGGTCGTTGCTGCAGCTACGAAAAGCGTACGACGCCGCGTTCGTTTCCGGCTCGTACCGCTCGCTTCGTACCGGCGGCCGTCACGGAAACTCGCTCGTTGCCTACGCACGCGATCACGTCATCGTCGTCGCGCCGCGCCTCGTATATCCGGTCCTGCGCCGAATGGATGATGGAATGCCGCATCTCGATTTCTCGAACGAGTACGTGGCGCTGACCTCCAAGCTGTCCGGCCGCTACACGAACATCTTCACGAACGAAGAGGTGCACGTCGAAAGTACCCGCCGCCCGCGCCTCGACGCTCGAACCCTGCTGAAAGACTTCCCGGTTGCTGTCTTGGTGCCGAAGGCGTGA
- a CDS encoding YebC/PmpR family DNA-binding transcriptional regulator has protein sequence MSGHSKWHNIKLRKGKADAQRGALFSKLSKEIILAAKSGSTDPEANYRLKMAVEKARENNVPADNIKRAIARAAGEGERDIEEIRYEGYGPAGLAVVIDAATDNRNRTASEIRFLFTRNEGNLGETGSVGWMFDARGFLDVENAKLDEDGLTEKALFAGDGVIDVRFGAERSEILTEDTALGNVREALSGQGLRVTDAYVGMEPKQPLHAEGETLRKMIAFLDALEEHEDVQRVYSNLHLDEAQVEALARA, from the coding sequence ATGTCCGGGCACTCCAAGTGGCACAATATCAAGCTGCGCAAGGGAAAAGCCGACGCGCAACGCGGCGCGCTATTTTCAAAGCTGTCAAAAGAGATCATTCTTGCCGCCAAATCCGGTTCGACCGATCCGGAAGCAAACTATCGGCTGAAAATGGCAGTTGAGAAAGCGCGCGAAAATAATGTCCCCGCCGACAACATCAAGCGCGCGATCGCGCGTGCTGCGGGCGAAGGCGAGCGCGACATTGAAGAGATTCGTTACGAAGGCTACGGTCCGGCCGGCCTTGCGGTCGTCATCGATGCCGCGACGGACAACAGGAATCGAACCGCGTCGGAGATCCGTTTTCTGTTTACGCGCAACGAGGGCAACCTGGGTGAGACCGGCAGTGTCGGGTGGATGTTCGACGCGCGCGGCTTCCTTGACGTCGAAAATGCGAAGTTGGACGAGGATGGCCTCACCGAAAAGGCTCTATTTGCAGGCGATGGCGTGATCGACGTACGGTTTGGGGCCGAACGGTCCGAGATTCTTACGGAAGACACGGCGCTGGGCAACGTGCGCGAGGCGCTCAGCGGCCAGGGTCTGCGCGTCACCGATGCATATGTCGGGATGGAGCCGAAACAGCCGCTGCACGCGGAAGGCGAGACTCTGCGCAAGATGATTGCGTTCCTGGACGCTCTCGAAGAGCACGAAGACGTGCAACGCGTCTACTCGAATTTGCATTTGGACGAAGCGCAGGTCGAGGCCTTAGCGCGCGCTTGA
- a CDS encoding PASTA domain-containing protein translates to MKPQAKRLPLAEARRWLADRDLVLALALAFAVGVGVWFFRAIEDFFAPSGATILVPSLVGQTETDAISLGETLHLKLVVVSRAISEQFPRDVVMAQQPSSGTRVREGRQVSLIVSQGVNIYTMPDLRFSSLRDAGLTLSRLKLNLGKTTMVADDDVPFNHIVAQNPPPLASVREGSSVSFVLSKGPPSNVRAPDFVGKDIDTARADALRAKVHLGQVVWTPFGIKGPPRGIVVRQIPGPGILSDPLEPVSLQVSAGPGEYGYLIRQVHTAVVIPNDESGQSQRVRISVRDDTGEWNVYDGFAMPGQRLDFDLTVVGTSSVDVYLNNELQSQTQLGKEPPRPTPSPGRIGLPK, encoded by the coding sequence TTGAAGCCGCAGGCGAAACGTCTGCCGCTCGCAGAGGCGCGCCGCTGGCTTGCCGACCGCGATCTCGTCCTTGCGCTGGCCCTCGCTTTCGCAGTCGGAGTCGGCGTGTGGTTCTTTCGCGCGATCGAAGACTTTTTCGCACCCTCGGGCGCGACGATTCTCGTACCCTCGCTGGTGGGGCAGACCGAAACCGACGCGATCTCGCTAGGCGAGACGCTGCACTTGAAACTGGTCGTCGTTTCGCGCGCAATCAGCGAACAATTTCCGCGCGACGTCGTGATGGCGCAGCAGCCTTCATCGGGGACGCGTGTCCGCGAAGGCCGTCAGGTGTCCTTGATCGTCAGTCAAGGCGTCAACATTTATACGATGCCGGATCTGCGGTTCTCGTCATTGCGTGATGCCGGCCTCACGCTGTCGCGTCTGAAACTCAATCTGGGCAAGACGACGATGGTCGCCGACGATGACGTACCGTTCAATCACATCGTCGCGCAAAACCCGCCGCCTTTGGCCAGCGTCCGCGAGGGTTCGAGCGTGAGCTTCGTGCTTTCGAAGGGGCCGCCGTCGAATGTTCGGGCGCCGGACTTCGTCGGAAAAGATATCGACACAGCACGCGCCGATGCACTGCGCGCAAAAGTGCATCTCGGGCAAGTCGTGTGGACGCCGTTTGGCATCAAGGGTCCACCGCGCGGGATCGTCGTCCGGCAAATCCCAGGACCGGGCATCCTCAGTGACCCGCTCGAGCCCGTCTCGCTGCAAGTCAGCGCAGGGCCGGGGGAATACGGATATCTCATTCGCCAAGTACATACGGCGGTGGTTATACCGAATGACGAAAGCGGTCAGTCACAACGCGTTCGTATTAGCGTGCGCGACGATACCGGTGAGTGGAACGTTTACGATGGATTTGCCATGCCGGGACAGCGTCTGGACTTCGACCTCACCGTCGTCGGTACGTCGTCGGTCGACGTTTATTTGAACAACGAGCTGCAAAGCCAAACACAGCTCGGCAAAGAACCGCCGCGGCCGACACCGTCGCCTGGACGCATCGGACTGCCGAAGTGA
- the rpe gene encoding ribulose-phosphate 3-epimerase, producing MTRKVRIAPSILAADFSKIADQIAAAEAGGADMFHLDTMDGSFVPNISWGPKIVADLRKLTKLPFDAHLMIVEPERYVDRFIEAGCQYVTFHYEATPHAHRLLTHLRSAGVKAGIAINPQTPVAMLKDIIDVTDMVLVMSVNPGFGGQPFIEHALAKLVEARELIDASNPECELEIDGGIGSANIERACEAGATILVAGSSVFEEHDPAKAVRSLRERISGRSRS from the coding sequence GTGACGCGCAAGGTTCGCATCGCGCCGTCGATACTCGCGGCGGATTTCTCGAAAATTGCCGACCAAATCGCCGCAGCCGAAGCGGGCGGAGCCGATATGTTTCATCTGGATACGATGGACGGCTCGTTCGTTCCGAACATCAGCTGGGGCCCCAAGATCGTCGCCGACCTGCGCAAGCTCACCAAGCTTCCATTTGACGCGCATCTGATGATCGTCGAACCCGAACGTTACGTCGATCGCTTCATCGAGGCCGGTTGCCAATACGTGACGTTTCACTACGAAGCGACACCGCATGCGCACCGTTTATTGACGCATTTGCGGTCGGCAGGCGTGAAGGCCGGCATCGCGATCAATCCGCAAACCCCGGTTGCGATGCTCAAAGACATCATCGACGTAACGGACATGGTGCTCGTGATGAGCGTCAACCCCGGGTTCGGGGGGCAACCGTTCATCGAGCATGCGCTTGCGAAGCTGGTGGAAGCTCGTGAGCTGATCGATGCGTCTAACCCGGAATGCGAGCTCGAGATCGATGGCGGAATCGGGTCGGCGAATATCGAGCGTGCGTGCGAAGCGGGCGCAACGATTCTCGTCGCGGGATCGTCCGTTTTTGAGGAGCACGATCCCGCAAAGGCGGTGCGCTCGCTCAGGGAACGCATCAGCGGCCGGTCACGCAGCTGA
- the thiL gene encoding thiamine-phosphate kinase — translation MATTTYASQGKKIRAGIGDDAAIWKPARDAESVVTTDALVEDIHFLRDGMSAADVGWRALVSNLSDLAAVGARPVLATIALGVPRGVHEDWILDCYRGMAELAIRSKIALVGGDVVRAPALFLSITAIGEVRPSHRKMRSGARPGDVLAVTGPLGASRAGIDVLLDRPNLDEQHFRDALAAYRRPHARLAEGRRFGGSANVHAMMDISDGLSTDLHRLCAASHVGAEIDAGALPVATCAYPIAEALKKEPLSYALGGGEDFELLVAIAPRAFSTIANRFEHTFGRPLSRIGAITAEESVRLRDDAGVRALEPTGWESL, via the coding sequence ATCGCGACGACGACATACGCGTCGCAAGGGAAGAAGATACGTGCCGGCATCGGAGATGATGCCGCGATTTGGAAGCCGGCGCGCGACGCCGAGAGTGTCGTTACGACCGATGCGCTCGTAGAAGACATTCATTTTCTGCGCGACGGCATGAGTGCGGCCGACGTCGGTTGGCGTGCGCTGGTATCGAATCTCTCCGATCTTGCCGCAGTCGGGGCGCGTCCCGTCCTCGCAACGATTGCGCTCGGTGTTCCGCGCGGCGTCCATGAAGACTGGATACTGGATTGCTATCGCGGCATGGCAGAGCTGGCAATCCGAAGCAAAATCGCGCTTGTCGGCGGAGACGTCGTCCGCGCGCCTGCGCTGTTTCTTTCGATCACCGCGATCGGCGAAGTGCGTCCGTCGCACCGAAAGATGCGCAGCGGCGCACGGCCCGGTGACGTTCTCGCGGTCACAGGTCCGCTGGGCGCGAGCCGCGCCGGAATCGACGTCTTGCTCGATCGTCCGAACCTTGACGAGCAGCATTTCCGCGACGCGCTCGCCGCCTATCGACGACCGCACGCGCGGCTGGCTGAAGGCCGGCGTTTTGGCGGATCGGCGAACGTTCACGCGATGATGGATATCTCAGACGGACTCTCGACCGATCTGCATCGCTTGTGCGCCGCCTCGCACGTCGGAGCTGAGATCGATGCCGGTGCGCTGCCCGTCGCGACGTGCGCATATCCGATCGCAGAGGCGCTGAAAAAGGAGCCGCTCTCCTACGCGCTTGGGGGCGGCGAAGATTTCGAGCTGCTGGTTGCGATCGCGCCGCGCGCGTTTTCGACGATTGCAAACCGCTTCGAGCACACGTTTGGGCGCCCGCTCTCTCGAATCGGCGCGATTACGGCCGAAGAATCAGTTCGCTTGCGCGACGACGCCGGAGTGCGCGCGCTCGAGCCGACGGGCTGGGAGAGCCTCTAG
- the rpmB gene encoding 50S ribosomal protein L28 codes for MAKRCDVCGKGPMAGNNVSHAMNKTKRRWLPNLQRVRVDDHGTHRTARVCTSCLRAKKVRRAG; via the coding sequence ATGGCGAAGCGTTGCGATGTTTGTGGCAAGGGACCGATGGCGGGTAACAACGTCAGCCATGCCATGAACAAAACGAAGCGCCGCTGGCTTCCGAATCTTCAGCGCGTCCGCGTCGACGATCATGGCACGCACCGCACCGCACGCGTCTGCACCTCGTGCTTGCGCGCCAAGAAAGTCCGCCGCGCCGGCTAG